The following are encoded together in the Arcticibacterium luteifluviistationis genome:
- a CDS encoding ThuA domain-containing protein, with translation MRFSKLKFFLILPLTVLLMVQSAVAQKKLNLLVFSKTAAFRHASIEAGQTALKKMAGEKGFTVSFTEDASLFTESNLKNYNAVVFLNTTGDILNDKQQATFERYIQAGGGYVGVHAATDTEYQWPWYNRLAGAWFQDHPMTPSNVQKGRYYVTEKNALTAGMPDSFERTDEFYAFKNISDKINVVLKIDESSYIGGTNGDNHPMSWYQEFDGGRSFYTSMGHTDETYSEPLFLNHLYAGIKYATGGDSPKGIDFSKARPEENRFTKVVLKDKLDEPMELTLLDKDRVLFIQRKGEVRLYNNQTKELKTIANIPVSKMYVSAEGKEAVAEDGLLGLNKDPNFTKNNWIYMYYSSTKGSYNVLSRFTMKGDELLIDSEKEMLKIPTQREECCHTGGSIAWDKAGNLFLSTGDNTNPHGSNGYSPSDERPGKSAWDAQKSSANTNDLRGKIIRITPQADGTYTIPEGNLFAKGTAKTRPEIYTMGHRNPFRISVDKHTGFVYWGEVGPDANDPQEGRGPAGHDEIGQARKAGNFGWPHFVGNNKAYNKYDFANEKSLEKWDAAAPTNTSPNNTGLEILPPAKDAFVWYPYGESPEFPLVGTGGRNAMAGPVFYSEDFKGAERAFPKYYDGKFLEYEWMRGWIMAVTMDKEGNLKSMERFMPSYKFSNPMDMVFADNGDLYMLEYGSGWFTGNDDARLIRIEYNGGNRQPQIQMTANQLGGAAPFNLELSSDGTVDADGDALTYNWTITGNNFATAVNSQNAKLTLKEIGIYQVKLTVKDGKGGTNSQSMEVTVGNEPPVVSLEMPNSNKSFFVANRTFDYDIKVTDKEDGSLANGIEPDQVAVSIDYLAEGFDKVDIARGHRSADASAAFAKGRKLIEGSDCMACHSKNKKSIGPSYTDVANKYKGDKAALETLTKKVISGGSGVWGETAMAGHPSLSTEDASEMVKYILNIANEKPSAKTLPVKGTFAAKVPAADKGQSVYIVRASYEDQGAMGMPSLRSEQSFVLRNSKLGPHDFDVYEDINKMAFGGNKLAIPSKNGSYMVLKQVDLSGIKAIEFAATAPKPQLNASGGRVQIRLGSAKGKLIGQTEFLEPSEAMSFEPKFITANINLPEGTADNLQDLYAVFVNPDAGSQSMMVVMGIEFKMLAEGEVIQAPKSNHADFFVGKWNTLFVGTPQGDVKLLLDIARKDGNLVGSITPDMPDAETVQLDKIEETEEAITIYFNMMNYDLNVTLSKEGDNNLSGKLMNMIDVTSERVIAKADFFAGNWKTTFIGTPQGDAELVLSLKRKDGELTGTITSAEAGSEAVTLDKVEETEDSVTIYFNMMNYDLNVVLKKEDEQNLKGSLMGMFDVTAEKMK, from the coding sequence ATGAGATTTTCAAAGCTCAAATTCTTCCTAATACTACCTCTGACAGTGCTACTTATGGTACAGTCGGCCGTAGCACAGAAAAAACTAAACCTCTTAGTTTTTAGCAAAACAGCAGCATTTAGGCATGCCTCTATTGAAGCTGGTCAAACTGCCTTAAAAAAAATGGCTGGAGAAAAAGGCTTTACTGTAAGCTTTACAGAAGACGCCTCTCTTTTTACCGAGTCAAATTTGAAAAATTACAATGCCGTAGTTTTCTTAAACACTACCGGTGATATACTTAACGACAAACAGCAAGCTACTTTTGAACGTTATATTCAAGCTGGCGGCGGTTATGTGGGTGTTCATGCTGCTACAGATACAGAATATCAATGGCCTTGGTACAACAGGCTGGCTGGAGCATGGTTTCAAGACCATCCTATGACACCAAGTAATGTTCAAAAAGGACGTTACTATGTGACAGAGAAAAATGCTTTGACCGCAGGTATGCCTGACTCTTTTGAAAGAACTGATGAATTTTATGCTTTCAAAAACATCTCTGATAAGATTAACGTAGTACTAAAAATTGACGAAAGCTCTTATATAGGAGGAACCAACGGTGATAATCACCCAATGAGTTGGTATCAGGAATTTGACGGTGGTCGCTCTTTTTATACCTCAATGGGGCATACAGACGAGACTTACTCTGAGCCTTTATTCCTAAATCATTTATATGCAGGTATAAAATACGCCACTGGTGGAGATTCTCCTAAAGGCATTGACTTTTCAAAGGCCAGACCAGAGGAAAACAGATTTACCAAAGTGGTTTTGAAAGACAAACTGGATGAGCCAATGGAGCTTACACTTTTAGATAAAGACCGTGTACTTTTCATTCAGCGTAAAGGAGAAGTTAGACTTTATAATAACCAAACCAAGGAGCTTAAAACTATTGCCAACATTCCTGTGAGCAAAATGTATGTAAGTGCTGAAGGAAAAGAAGCAGTAGCTGAAGACGGCCTTTTGGGATTAAATAAAGACCCAAATTTTACTAAAAACAATTGGATTTACATGTACTACTCCTCTACCAAAGGGTCATATAATGTACTTTCTAGGTTTACCATGAAAGGCGACGAACTTTTGATTGACTCAGAAAAAGAGATGCTAAAAATCCCTACGCAAAGAGAAGAGTGCTGCCATACTGGAGGCTCCATAGCATGGGACAAAGCAGGAAACTTGTTTTTATCTACAGGTGATAACACAAACCCTCACGGCTCAAACGGCTATAGTCCAAGTGATGAAAGACCAGGAAAAAGTGCATGGGATGCTCAAAAATCTTCAGCAAATACAAATGACCTTAGAGGTAAAATCATAAGAATTACTCCTCAGGCAGATGGTACTTATACCATTCCAGAAGGCAACTTATTTGCCAAAGGAACAGCGAAAACAAGACCTGAGATATACACCATGGGGCACCGTAACCCTTTCCGTATTTCAGTAGATAAGCATACTGGCTTTGTGTATTGGGGCGAAGTTGGTCCTGATGCCAACGACCCACAGGAAGGCCGAGGCCCAGCAGGACATGACGAAATAGGCCAAGCTCGCAAGGCTGGTAATTTTGGCTGGCCACATTTTGTAGGTAATAATAAGGCTTATAACAAGTATGACTTTGCTAACGAAAAGTCACTAGAAAAATGGGATGCTGCTGCACCTACCAATACCTCTCCTAATAACACCGGTTTAGAAATACTCCCTCCTGCAAAAGACGCTTTTGTATGGTATCCTTATGGTGAGTCTCCTGAGTTTCCATTGGTAGGTACTGGCGGAAGAAACGCCATGGCTGGCCCAGTTTTCTATTCAGAAGACTTTAAAGGAGCTGAAAGAGCTTTCCCTAAGTATTACGACGGAAAGTTTTTAGAATATGAGTGGATGCGTGGCTGGATAATGGCCGTAACTATGGATAAAGAAGGAAACTTAAAGTCTATGGAGCGTTTTATGCCAAGTTACAAATTCAGTAACCCAATGGATATGGTATTTGCCGACAACGGCGATTTATATATGTTGGAGTACGGTTCTGGTTGGTTTACGGGCAATGACGATGCTCGCTTGATTAGAATAGAATACAATGGCGGTAATCGTCAGCCACAAATTCAGATGACTGCCAACCAATTAGGCGGTGCAGCTCCTTTTAATCTGGAGCTTTCTTCTGATGGTACTGTTGACGCCGATGGCGACGCATTAACGTATAACTGGACAATTACTGGTAATAATTTTGCAACAGCTGTAAACAGTCAAAACGCAAAACTAACGCTGAAAGAAATTGGTATTTACCAAGTAAAATTGACCGTCAAAGACGGTAAAGGCGGGACTAACAGCCAAAGCATGGAAGTGACTGTAGGTAATGAGCCTCCGGTAGTGAGTTTAGAAATGCCGAATAGTAACAAAAGCTTTTTTGTGGCAAACAGAACGTTTGACTACGACATCAAAGTGACCGACAAAGAAGACGGTTCATTGGCAAATGGAATTGAACCAGACCAAGTAGCTGTGAGCATTGACTATTTGGCCGAAGGCTTTGACAAAGTAGACATAGCCCGTGGACACCGCTCGGCGGATGCTTCTGCCGCTTTTGCCAAAGGCAGAAAACTAATAGAAGGAAGTGATTGTATGGCGTGCCATAGCAAAAACAAGAAATCTATAGGGCCAAGTTATACAGACGTGGCCAATAAATACAAAGGCGATAAAGCTGCTTTAGAAACATTGACCAAGAAAGTAATTTCTGGCGGAAGCGGTGTTTGGGGAGAAACAGCCATGGCGGGTCACCCTTCATTGTCTACAGAAGATGCTTCTGAAATGGTGAAGTATATTTTAAACATTGCTAATGAAAAGCCTTCGGCCAAAACGCTTCCTGTAAAAGGAACATTTGCGGCCAAAGTACCTGCTGCAGACAAAGGACAGAGCGTATATATAGTTCGTGCTTCTTACGAAGACCAAGGTGCTATGGGGATGCCATCCCTTCGTTCTGAGCAGTCTTTTGTGTTAAGAAATTCTAAATTGGGACCTCATGACTTTGACGTTTATGAAGACATCAACAAAATGGCCTTTGGTGGAAATAAACTAGCCATTCCATCAAAAAATGGTTCATACATGGTCTTAAAGCAAGTGGACCTTTCTGGAATTAAAGCAATAGAATTTGCAGCTACTGCACCAAAACCTCAGTTAAATGCTTCTGGTGGACGTGTTCAAATAAGATTAGGCAGTGCTAAGGGTAAGCTAATAGGTCAAACTGAGTTTTTAGAACCTAGCGAAGCCATGAGTTTTGAACCAAAATTCATTACAGCCAACATTAATTTACCAGAAGGAACTGCAGATAATTTACAAGACCTTTATGCTGTTTTTGTAAATCCTGATGCGGGTTCACAATCCATGATGGTTGTGATGGGCATTGAATTTAAAATGCTAGCCGAAGGTGAAGTCATTCAAGCTCCAAAATCAAACCATGCCGATTTCTTTGTAGGAAAATGGAATACCTTGTTTGTAGGAACTCCTCAGGGAGATGTCAAATTGCTTTTAGACATTGCCAGAAAAGACGGAAACTTGGTAGGGAGTATTACTCCAGATATGCCGGATGCGGAAACCGTTCAATTAGATAAAATAGAAGAAACAGAAGAGGCCATCACCATCTATTTCAATATGATGAACTATGACCTTAACGTGACTTTGAGCAAAGAAGGCGACAATAATCTAAGTGGTAAATTGATGAACATGATAGATGTGACATCGGAACGTGTGATTGCAAAAGCTGATTTTTTCGCAGGAAACTGGAAGACTACCTTCATAGGTACTCCGCAGGGAGACGCTGAATTAGTACTAAGCTTAAAAAGAAAAGATGGCGAATTGACAGGAACTATCACATCTGCAGAAGCCGGTTCGGAGGCCGTAACTCTTGACAAAGTAGAAGAAACAGAAGATAGCGTAACCATCTATTTCAATATGATGAATTATGACCTTAACGTAGTGCTAAAGAAAGAAGATGAGCAAAACCTAAAAGGTAGCCTAATGGGCATGTTTGATGTTACTGCTGAGAAGATGAAGTAA
- a CDS encoding LLM class flavin-dependent oxidoreductase encodes MKKIPISILELATVVDGGNHKIAIDNLVKVAQHTEALGYNRIWMAEHHNMEYIASSATSVLIGHVAGKTSKIRVGSGGIMLPNHSPLVIAEQFGTLETMYPGRIDLGLGRAPGSDQETAWALRRNNMNASQNFPEDIGHLQRYFSKENSTAKVRAFPGEGLDIPLYILGSSTDSAYLAAKLGLPYAFAAHFAPAQFRQAIAIYRSNFKPSAKLAKPYVMACVNVLAADTEEEATVLLNSLISLIIGIITNTRKPLRPLKEIPEGYHIPEIKNAVDNMLACTFVGSKESIKTKVSGFIEDTAIDELIVTSHIYDLEAKLKSFSILKKALE; translated from the coding sequence ATGAAAAAAATACCGATTTCTATTCTTGAATTAGCCACCGTAGTAGACGGCGGTAACCACAAGATTGCTATAGATAACCTAGTAAAAGTAGCCCAACATACGGAAGCCTTAGGCTATAATAGAATCTGGATGGCTGAGCACCATAACATGGAGTACATTGCCAGCTCAGCCACTTCTGTTTTGATAGGTCATGTGGCAGGAAAAACCAGTAAAATACGTGTAGGTTCTGGTGGAATAATGCTTCCCAACCACAGCCCCCTAGTTATAGCAGAGCAGTTTGGCACTTTGGAAACCATGTACCCAGGCAGAATAGATTTGGGTTTAGGACGTGCACCTGGTTCTGACCAAGAAACCGCTTGGGCATTAAGAAGGAATAACATGAATGCTTCCCAAAACTTCCCTGAAGACATTGGGCATTTACAACGATATTTTAGCAAAGAAAATAGTACTGCAAAGGTTCGTGCATTCCCTGGAGAAGGACTCGATATTCCTTTGTATATTCTTGGTTCTAGTACAGACAGTGCCTATTTGGCTGCAAAACTTGGTCTTCCTTATGCCTTTGCCGCTCACTTTGCCCCTGCCCAGTTTAGACAGGCCATAGCCATTTATAGAAGCAACTTCAAACCATCTGCAAAACTGGCTAAACCTTATGTAATGGCATGTGTCAATGTTTTAGCCGCAGATACAGAGGAAGAAGCTACCGTTCTTTTAAATAGCCTAATAAGCTTAATTATAGGCATTATTACGAACACGAGAAAGCCACTTCGACCGCTAAAAGAAATTCCGGAAGGATATCATATCCCAGAAATCAAAAATGCGGTGGACAACATGCTAGCCTGCACTTTTGTAGGAAGCAAAGAAAGTATCAAAACCAAGGTAAGCGGGTTTATAGAAGACACTGCCATTGACGAACTCATAGTTACTTCACACATCTATGATTTAGAGGCTAAATTGAAATCGTTTAGTATTTTGAAGAAGGCTTTGGAGTGA
- a CDS encoding virulence RhuM family protein yields MDKTQQNIIIYNTTDGKASVSLYAKDGMVWMNQNQLAQLFGTSIPNISTHISNILKDNELHPDSVIKDYLTTASDGKGYKVTFYSLEMVLAIGFRVRSKRGTQFRVWANQHLKEYLIKGFVMDDERLKNPDGRPDYFDEFLERIREIRASEKRFYQKIKELWSLNSLKTV; encoded by the coding sequence ATGGACAAGACACAGCAGAATATAATCATTTATAATACCACTGATGGAAAAGCATCGGTATCACTCTATGCCAAAGATGGAATGGTATGGATGAACCAAAATCAATTGGCACAGCTTTTTGGTACCTCAATACCAAACATCAGCACACACATATCTAACATACTTAAAGACAATGAATTACACCCAGACTCAGTTATTAAGGATTACTTAACAACTGCCAGCGATGGTAAAGGTTATAAGGTTACTTTTTATTCGCTTGAGATGGTTCTGGCGATTGGTTTTAGGGTTCGAAGCAAACGAGGCACACAGTTTAGAGTTTGGGCAAACCAACATCTAAAAGAATACCTTATTAAAGGTTTTGTGATGGATGACGAGCGTCTTAAAAACCCAGATGGTCGACCTGATTATTTTGACGAATTTCTGGAGCGAATCAGAGAGATTCGTGCATCGGAAAAACGTTTCTACCAGAAGATAAAAGAACTCTGGAGCTTAAACAGCTTGAAAACAGTTTGA
- a CDS encoding Crp/Fnr family transcriptional regulator produces MTNQLEEYIKSYFGVVKADQLKEISALFKPLFIKKGDYFLRAGRQSDKLGFVQSGLLRVFVETEEKEITQWISSKGQFATDLSSLVFETPSRWNIQALVDTECYAISRDAYNRIGTLIPEWHHLEKLFIVRCFTLMEDRIFGHLSMTAEERYNAFFEQNRELFHQVPLQHIASLLGMTPETFSRIRRKQLD; encoded by the coding sequence ATGACAAACCAACTCGAAGAATACATAAAATCTTACTTTGGGGTAGTAAAAGCAGACCAGCTTAAAGAAATAAGTGCTTTGTTTAAACCTCTTTTCATAAAAAAAGGGGATTACTTTTTGAGAGCTGGGCGTCAGTCAGATAAGTTGGGATTTGTGCAGTCTGGGCTTTTGAGAGTTTTTGTGGAAACAGAGGAAAAGGAAATTACACAATGGATTTCTTCAAAAGGTCAATTTGCCACTGACCTTTCTAGTTTGGTTTTTGAAACTCCTTCTAGGTGGAATATCCAAGCTCTGGTAGATACCGAGTGTTATGCCATCAGTAGAGACGCTTACAACAGAATTGGTACGCTTATTCCTGAATGGCATCACCTTGAGAAGCTATTCATTGTTCGCTGTTTTACCCTCATGGAAGATAGAATTTTCGGACATCTCTCTATGACTGCAGAAGAAAGATATAATGCCTTTTTTGAGCAAAATAGGGAATTATTCCATCAAGTTCCACTCCAACACATCGCTTCTTTACTGGGTATGACACCGGAAACCTTCAGCAGAATAAGAAGAAAACAACTCGATTGA
- a CDS encoding SRPBCC domain-containing protein has product MAFEIKTEITINVSPEKVWGILTNFEAYPNWNPFIKSITGQVAVGQKITARIAPPDASEMTFKPTVLTFVENKELIWLGHLLFSGIFDGTHKFELIDNGNGTTTFIQSEIFKGILVPIFKSQLNKNTKNGFIAMNDKLKQLAEKA; this is encoded by the coding sequence ATGGCATTCGAAATCAAAACAGAAATTACGATAAACGTATCTCCCGAAAAAGTTTGGGGCATTCTTACCAATTTTGAGGCATATCCAAATTGGAACCCTTTTATAAAGTCAATTACTGGTCAGGTAGCTGTAGGTCAAAAAATCACAGCTAGAATAGCTCCTCCAGATGCTAGTGAAATGACTTTCAAACCGACGGTTTTGACATTCGTTGAGAATAAAGAATTGATTTGGCTAGGACATCTTCTATTTTCTGGGATATTTGATGGAACACATAAATTTGAACTTATAGATAACGGAAACGGAACTACTACCTTTATTCAAAGTGAAATTTTTAAGGGTATATTGGTACCCATCTTCAAGTCACAATTGAATAAAAACACTAAAAATGGCTTCATAGCAATGAATGACAAGTTAAAGCAATTAGCCGAAAAGGCTTAA
- a CDS encoding N(5)-(carboxyethyl)ornithine synthase, with the protein MVLSTMGVIGTSKKEDERRVPIHPEHLNRLPENVRRKLIFEKGYGKPFNIDDEEIASQTGGVAARNEILTDIGSAIIAKPILSDLKQLKEGGIIWGYPHCAQQSDVTQTAIDRKLTLIAFEDMFVWSPSGTVGRHTFYKNNEMAGYCAVIHALQLKGIDGHYGNQRKVSIFSFGAVSRGAIYALKAHGFRDITIYIQRPDHEVREEVLDVSYARIQKGGANEPRLKVVEHDGSERSLFDLISESDIIINGTYQDIDDPLNFVLEEEKACLKPGTLIIDVSCDEGMGFYFAKPTTFKEPIINVDKVDYYAVDHTPSYFWESASRSISAALVVHLPSMLAGPEGWEQNSTLRNAINTDQGRIMKDSILRFQNREAAYPHLVQ; encoded by the coding sequence ATGGTATTATCGACAATGGGCGTTATCGGAACTTCTAAAAAAGAAGACGAAAGACGCGTCCCAATTCATCCAGAACATTTAAACAGACTTCCGGAAAACGTTCGTAGAAAACTGATTTTTGAAAAAGGATATGGCAAGCCATTCAATATAGATGATGAAGAAATTGCCAGTCAAACGGGTGGCGTAGCGGCTAGAAATGAAATTTTGACCGACATAGGCTCGGCCATTATCGCTAAACCTATTTTGTCAGATTTAAAGCAGTTAAAAGAAGGCGGCATTATATGGGGCTATCCCCACTGTGCACAGCAAAGTGATGTTACACAAACAGCTATTGATAGAAAATTAACGCTGATTGCTTTCGAAGATATGTTTGTTTGGTCGCCAAGTGGCACTGTTGGTAGGCATACCTTTTATAAAAATAACGAGATGGCGGGTTACTGTGCGGTAATTCACGCTTTACAGCTCAAAGGAATAGATGGCCACTACGGCAACCAGCGAAAGGTGAGCATTTTTAGCTTTGGTGCCGTAAGTAGGGGAGCTATTTATGCTTTAAAAGCTCATGGCTTTAGAGATATCACCATATATATTCAAAGACCCGACCATGAAGTGCGAGAGGAAGTTTTAGATGTAAGTTATGCTCGTATTCAGAAAGGTGGAGCAAATGAACCACGACTTAAAGTGGTGGAACATGATGGGTCGGAGCGTTCTCTTTTTGATTTGATAAGCGAGTCTGATATAATTATTAATGGCACTTATCAAGACATTGACGACCCACTTAATTTTGTGCTTGAGGAAGAAAAGGCCTGCTTAAAACCTGGGACTTTGATTATTGATGTGAGTTGTGACGAAGGAATGGGTTTTTACTTTGCCAAACCTACTACATTCAAAGAACCCATAATTAATGTAGATAAGGTAGATTATTACGCGGTAGACCATACACCAAGTTACTTCTGGGAAAGTGCTTCTCGCTCTATCTCAGCAGCCTTAGTTGTTCATTTGCCATCAATGTTAGCTGGTCCAGAAGGTTGGGAGCAAAACAGTACACTTAGAAATGCCATAAATACAGACCAAGGAAGAATCATGAAAGATTCAATTCTTAGGTTTCAAAACCGTGAGGCGGCGTACCCTCATTTGGTACAGTAA
- a CDS encoding RluA family pseudouridine synthase: MIKKKSNSLLFDVTEEKELLIFLLAVMPGKSRQVVKNILRDKQVLVENEITSQYNQILKVGQKVEIRKDKQFQNKKLQGLKIIFEDEHLIVIDKEAGILSMATAKQKDNTAYSILSDYVKDQISSNNIFIIHRLDRETSGIMMYAKTQKVQKMLQENWNDNILERSYLAVIEGKLKKEKSTITSYLTESKSFIVYSSQNATKGKKAVTHYEVLKTSKNYSLLKVDLETGRKNQIRVHMQDVKHSVVGDSKYGATSNPIRRLGLHAWVLAFTHPITKSKMRFNTEVPVLFSGLF, encoded by the coding sequence ATGATTAAAAAGAAGTCCAACTCCCTCCTATTCGATGTTACTGAAGAAAAAGAATTGTTGATTTTCTTACTTGCTGTAATGCCAGGCAAAAGCCGCCAAGTAGTTAAAAATATACTCCGCGACAAACAGGTTTTGGTAGAAAACGAAATCACAAGTCAATACAACCAAATACTCAAAGTTGGCCAAAAAGTAGAAATAAGAAAGGATAAACAGTTCCAGAATAAAAAGCTACAAGGCCTTAAAATCATATTTGAAGACGAGCACTTAATAGTTATTGACAAAGAAGCTGGCATATTGTCTATGGCCACAGCTAAGCAAAAAGACAACACGGCATATAGTATTCTAAGTGATTATGTCAAAGACCAAATCAGTAGTAATAACATTTTTATAATCCACCGATTAGATAGAGAAACTTCCGGCATCATGATGTACGCCAAAACGCAAAAAGTACAGAAGATGCTTCAAGAAAACTGGAATGACAACATTCTGGAACGAAGCTACCTGGCTGTGATAGAAGGTAAACTGAAAAAAGAAAAAAGCACAATCACCTCCTACCTAACCGAAAGCAAATCCTTTATTGTTTATTCTTCTCAAAATGCCACCAAAGGAAAAAAAGCCGTTACACATTACGAAGTGCTGAAAACGTCAAAGAACTACAGCCTTTTAAAAGTAGATTTAGAGACAGGGCGTAAAAATCAGATACGCGTACATATGCAAGACGTAAAGCACTCTGTGGTTGGCGATAGTAAATATGGTGCTACTAGTAATCCCATCAGACGTCTTGGTCTTCATGCCTGGGTATTGGCGTTTACACATCCAATCACAAAATCTAAAATGCGTTTTAACACAGAGGTTCCTGTTCTGTTTTCAGGTTTATTTTAG
- a CDS encoding CDP-alcohol phosphatidyltransferase family protein, producing MSKLSPDHKFLDFSDYGRSMAKLIVSNLINTKVTPIQLTLAFGVSGLLAVYCIFKGYFILAGVFLILKSILDAADGELARQKNTPSYVGRYLDSIFDILLNLILLLLIGHLSQSPLWLTLLAFICVQMQGTLYNYYYVILRNISVDGDQTSKVFEQKTPKAFEGEKQSTVNTMFLIFQVLYSFFDRTIQILDNNAHRSKNYPNWFMSLVSIYGLGFQLLIIAIFLAFGKMTLIIPFFIGYTILLPFMILVRKALK from the coding sequence ATGTCCAAACTCTCTCCTGACCATAAGTTTTTAGATTTCTCTGACTACGGTCGGTCAATGGCCAAGCTTATTGTTTCTAATTTAATCAATACCAAAGTAACGCCCATTCAACTTACATTGGCTTTTGGGGTCTCAGGTTTATTGGCGGTCTATTGTATTTTCAAAGGCTATTTTATTTTGGCAGGAGTTTTCCTAATCCTAAAGTCAATTCTTGATGCGGCAGATGGTGAGCTCGCAAGACAGAAGAATACTCCCTCCTATGTAGGCCGATATTTAGATAGCATTTTTGACATTCTCCTGAATTTGATACTTCTTCTTCTTATTGGACACTTGAGTCAATCACCGCTTTGGCTTACCTTATTGGCTTTTATTTGCGTACAAATGCAAGGTACACTGTACAATTACTATTACGTCATTCTACGAAATATCAGCGTGGATGGCGACCAAACGAGTAAAGTTTTTGAGCAAAAGACTCCAAAGGCTTTTGAGGGCGAAAAGCAAAGTACTGTCAATACTATGTTTCTAATATTTCAGGTGCTATACAGCTTTTTCGACCGCACTATTCAAATTTTAGATAACAACGCTCACCGCTCAAAAAACTACCCAAACTGGTTTATGAGCCTAGTTTCTATCTACGGCCTCGGCTTTCAGCTTTTGATTATTGCCATATTTCTAGCTTTCGGCAAAATGACCTTGATAATCCCTTTCTTTATAGGCTATACGATATTGCTTCCTTTTATGATTTTGGTGAGAAAAGCTTTGAAGTAA
- a CDS encoding helix-turn-helix transcriptional regulator encodes MPITKNALIRYKTIDKCLQNIYRLWTLEDLIEACSQALFEYENKAVNVSKRTIQLDIQMMRSDKLGYNAPIEVFDRKYYRYAEEDYSITNIPITEGDMSVLSETVEMLKQFKDFSLFSELGGIIQKLEDKVYTEKTNSAPVIHLDKNENLKGLVHLDVLYQSIIKKVCLKLSYRSFKARSTAKIVFHPYLLKEFNNRWFLVGKKNYDKSIRTLALDRIVKIDFDFSTEYEDENFKGDEYYKDTIGVTVLSNDYLKDVILKIDKKNAPYVLTKPLHGSQKILENHEDGGIIIQLRVHLNFEFERLILGFGNSAEVIEPEDLRTVIKKKLKRAWKQYESPV; translated from the coding sequence ATGCCGATAACCAAAAACGCTCTTATCAGATATAAGACCATTGATAAATGTTTACAGAATATTTATCGATTATGGACTTTAGAAGACCTTATTGAGGCTTGCTCTCAAGCGTTGTTTGAATATGAAAATAAAGCTGTGAATGTAAGTAAGCGTACCATTCAGTTAGATATTCAAATGATGAGAAGTGATAAACTTGGCTATAATGCACCTATTGAAGTGTTTGATAGGAAGTATTATAGGTATGCTGAAGAAGATTATTCTATTACGAATATTCCTATCACGGAAGGTGATATGAGTGTGCTTTCTGAAACTGTAGAAATGTTAAAGCAGTTTAAAGATTTCTCTCTATTCTCCGAATTAGGAGGTATAATTCAGAAGCTAGAGGACAAAGTATATACTGAAAAAACAAATAGTGCTCCCGTGATTCATTTGGATAAAAATGAGAATCTTAAAGGATTAGTGCATTTGGATGTTTTGTATCAATCAATTATTAAAAAAGTGTGCCTTAAATTATCATATCGCTCTTTCAAGGCTAGAAGTACGGCGAAAATAGTGTTTCACCCTTATCTACTTAAAGAATTTAATAATAGATGGTTTCTTGTAGGGAAAAAGAATTATGATAAATCTATTAGAACCTTAGCTTTGGACAGAATAGTTAAAATAGACTTCGATTTTTCCACCGAATACGAAGATGAGAATTTTAAGGGTGATGAATATTACAAGGATACTATTGGGGTTACGGTTTTAAGTAATGATTACCTTAAGGATGTTATTCTAAAAATCGATAAAAAGAATGCCCCTTATGTTTTAACCAAACCTTTACATGGTTCTCAAAAGATCCTTGAAAATCATGAAGATGGGGGCATAATAATTCAACTACGGGTTCATTTAAATTTTGAATTTGAGAGACTTATTTTGGGCTTTGGGAATTCTGCGGAAGTGATTGAACCTGAAGATTTAAGAACAGTTATCAAAAAGAAACTAAAGAGAGCTTGGAAGCAATATGAAAGTCCTGTTTAA